The following coding sequences are from one Calditrichota bacterium window:
- a CDS encoding DUF2809 domain-containing protein — protein MSRFAKLVLALFILVPLGFSTKFYRGPLHGWVNNGAGDILYPIFWFLLLLLFFRKLSARVAALLVFAFSSLIEVTQLFHPLWLEVLRRNFILRTILGSGFEW, from the coding sequence ATGTCCCGTTTTGCGAAACTTGTTTTGGCGCTGTTCATTCTTGTGCCTCTCGGTTTTTCTACAAAATTCTACCGGGGACCGCTCCACGGGTGGGTCAATAATGGGGCAGGGGATATTCTGTACCCCATTTTTTGGTTTTTGCTCCTTCTGTTGTTTTTTCGGAAACTGTCCGCCCGTGTTGCGGCACTCCTCGTGTTTGCGTTTTCCTCGCTAATTGAAGTGACTCAGCTTTTTCATCCCCTCTGGCTGGAGGTACTGCGCCGGAATTTCATTCTGCGGACGATTCTGGGCAGCGGTTTTGAGTGG
- a CDS encoding sigma-70 family RNA polymerase sigma factor translates to MQALTDLELIESFKQGDMHAFNLLVWRWQKPVLNFLVRFVGNIPEAEDLAQQTFLKVFKKLRGLKDPRKFSPWLYRIASNQARDHLRQRKKRAAVSLNRSIDGTSEGETRFDQILADPTMHNPEQLLDQNHLQVVLNRSLQEISEEQRMVIILRFYQGLKFQEIADVLDIPEGTAKTRFYFGLKALRSVFKRRGLTKEVWQA, encoded by the coding sequence TTGCAGGCTTTAACGGATTTGGAATTAATTGAATCGTTTAAACAGGGCGACATGCATGCATTTAATTTGCTGGTGTGGCGTTGGCAGAAACCGGTTTTAAATTTTCTCGTGCGATTTGTGGGCAACATTCCGGAAGCCGAGGACCTCGCGCAGCAAACGTTTTTGAAGGTGTTTAAAAAATTGCGGGGTTTGAAGGACCCCCGAAAATTCTCGCCGTGGCTTTACCGGATTGCTTCGAATCAGGCGAGGGACCATTTGAGACAACGAAAGAAGCGGGCTGCCGTTTCTTTGAATCGATCCATCGACGGAACGAGTGAAGGGGAAACACGTTTTGATCAGATTCTGGCGGATCCGACTATGCACAACCCCGAGCAACTATTGGATCAAAATCATTTACAAGTCGTTCTCAATCGAAGTTTACAGGAAATTAGCGAAGAACAACGAATGGTGATTATCCTGCGTTTTTACCAGGGATTGAAATTTCAGGAGATAGCAGACGTCTTAGATATTCCCGAAGGGACCGCAAAAACCCGTTTTTATTTTGGTTTGAAAGCTCTGCGAAGCGTTTTTAAGCGAAGAGGTTTGACAAAGGAGGTGTGGCAGGCATGA